GTCGCTTACAATGGTTTGTACCTCTGGCAGTTCGGGCATTTTATTTCCCTAAAATTTTCAACGCCTCTTTAATTCTGGCGTTTACTCCGGTTGTCCCGTCCGGCACTTGTTTGAGGGCTTCGCGGGCTTCGGTGTTGGAATAGCCGAGAGAAACAAGCGCTTCCAAAACGCTTTGGTCGTCTTTGAACATCGCCTTGCCGGCCTCGTCCAGTTCTCCCATTTTGTCCCGCAGTTCTATTATCACTTTTTCCGCCGTTTTGCGACCCACTCCAGAAACTTTGGTAAGATAAGAGACTTCTCCGGCGGCGATAGCTTTCTTGAGGGTGTCTAGCGGAGCGATGGACAAAATCCCCATGGCCGACTTCGGGCCGATGCCGGATATCTGGATAAGCGTTTCAAAGAATTGCAGCTCCGGATATTGGGCAAAACCGTAGAGGTCTAGCGCGTCTTCTTTAACCCGCAGATGCGTCCAGAGGTGGAAATTCTCCCCGTTTTTGGGCGAATTTTTAAGAACCGACGGCAGGACGAATATTTTGTGGCCGATGCCGCCCGTGTCCACTATCAGGAACTTATCGCCCTTCATTTTAATTTTACCCTCAACGGAAGCGATCATTGGCTCCATAATAGCCCAAATCTTGCTTTTTTAAAACAATTTGCTAGTATTACGGATAATATTTATTATTCAGTCATTTTGATTTTTTATTTTTGAATTTTAAATTTGACTGATCCGCCTCTGGCGGAGAAGAAACATGCCCATTACTTCATCAGCCAAAAAAGCATTAAGGCAGTCGAACAGACGCAGAGAATTCAATTTGCGCCGTCTTAACGCCATGAAGACCGCCGTCAAACAGGTTAAAAAACTGAAAGAAGACGGAAAGAAAGAAGACGCGCTCAAAAATCTTTCCTTGGCTTTTAAGGCCATAGACAAAGCGGCCAAACGAGGAGTCATCAAAAAAGGCGCCGCCGACAGAAAAAAATCAAGACTAGCTAAACTCTTGGCGAAGTAAAACTTTAATATTTTCCTAGCAAAAACCCTTCCAACTCATGAGCTGGAAGGGTTTTTAAAATCCTATAGTTGTTCTATTTTAAGAGCTTTGATTCCATGTACTGCCTCAGTTCTCCGTAAGTCTTAATTGCAGCAGGTACCGCAATCCGGAGACAACATTTGCGGCAAACGATAGAGGAAAATTTTTCAGATGTCCTCGTTCTTTCCATGGCGCCGCCGCAATAATCATGGATACCGAGGCTTAAAAAACCTAACTCGCTTGCATCTTGCACGTGGTCAACAAAATAAGGATATAGAGCGAAGTCTGTGACTCGCGGAGGAAATTCAATCAAGGAGTCTTCTTCGGGCGTGAGATAAATTGGAGCAAGTGGTATGCTACGCTCAATCTCTTTTTTAAGCTGTTCAGCATCCTTATTGTTGGCTACCCTCCACGCGCAATCTAGCCAGCCAGTCGCGAAGTAATAGTCGTTATTACTATGACTTATTACTTTAAACGGACAATGACTATTAATTTTGTAAGTTTCGCCCGTGGCTTCGCCGTCTTGATGAATGTAGTTCCCCAAAAGGTGCCCTATAGTTAAATGACTTGCCCTAAAACCCGCCGCGGAAACCAGCTCAAAAACAATTTGCTCGTCTTCCAAAGAAGATTGTATTTTATCGCTCTGGTTTTTGTTATATTTAGAAACCAATTCAATAAACAGATTAACAATATCGTCATACATTTCTGTTCCTCCCGCATTAAAAGTTTTGAGATATAAGACTAAATAGTTGTTAACATCCTGTCTGTCAAACAGGCTCGCATTAAACAAATGGAAAGTCAACAGTTTTTGCTCTCAAGAGGAATTGAACCTCTGTCTCGGCCTTCGGAGGGCCGTATTCTATCCGTTGAACTATGAGAGCGGAAAGTTTAATACTGGTGCGCCCGGCTCTTCCTTCGCAGGGAAGCGCTCTATCCACTGAGCTACGGGCGCATTAAACGGGGCAGGCAGGGCTGTGTTAAAACTTCAGCAGTCTGGCCATGGAGGCGGCGAAGCTCTCGGTTATCTTTTTCTCCCTAAGATACTGGATAAGATACTCGCGGACAAGCTCCGGGTCGGCGTCGCCGAGCATTATCACCAGATGGGGCGCCATCTTTTTCTTGATCTCCAGTATTAATTCTTTTTTATGGGGCGGGTCGTATTCTATCCAGAAGTGGCTGATGCTGTCGTAGTCGTGAATCTTGCCCCAGGTCATTATGCCTCTGGGCGTAAGCTCAAACTCTACCGCGCGCGGCCTTCTTGCCCCATAGAGAGCGATGCAGAATCCGGACAAGGCGGCGAGCACCGCGAAAAGGAAATTACTCAAAATAACGGCAGCCAGAATCATCGCCAGGGTTATAATCCCCAGCACCCAGAACCATTCCGGACCCTTTTCGTGATATTCGTGCTCCGGCGCGCGCCATTTGATTTTCGCGGGAATGTTGCCCATATTTGCCACGCTTTATGCTACCATAATATAGTATATTATTAAAATTCAGCCGTTATGAACAAGTTTTATATCACCACCCCCATATATTACGCCAGCGGCAAGCCGCACATTGGCCACGCTTTCGCCGTCGTTTACGCCGACGTGATTTCCCGCTGGAAAAGGACGCAGGGCGACAAGGTTTTGTTCTCAACCGGCCTAGACGAACACGGTTCTAAAATAGAAGAGAAGGCCAAAAAAGAGAACAAAGAACCGCAAAAATTCGTGGACGAAATTTCCCAAAGCTATTTGCAAGCCTGGAAAGCTTTAAACATTTCCAACGACGAGTTTATACGAACCACCTCGGAGAAACACAGGAGTGGTGTTCTGGAATTTGTAAAAAAAATACATGAGAGCGGAGATGTATATGAAGGCTATTACGAAGGGTTGTATTGCGTCGGCTGCGAGGATTTTGTACTGGAAAGAAACTTGGTAAACGGCCTTTGCCCCGACCACCTCTTGCCGCCGCAAAAGATAAAGGAGAAAAACTTTTTCTTCAATCTAGAAAAAATTGAAAGCGGAGAAATCAAGATAACGCCGGAAAGCAGAAGGAATGAAGCTTTGGCGATAATAAAAAGCGATTTACCCGACTTTTCCGTCACCAGGGAAAATACCAAATGGGGGATACCTTTTCCGTATGACGCGAACCAAACAATTTACGTCTGGGCCGACGCGCTGATAAACTACATCACCGTTTTGGATTATCCGGATGGAGAAAAATTCAAAACCTTTTGGCCGGCCGATCTCCATGTCATCGGCGCCGAGATAAACAAATTCCATACGATTTTTTGGCCGGCGATGCTCCTGGCGGCCGGCTTGCCACTGCCCAAAGAAATTTTCATTCATGGGCTTTTTACCGTCAACGGTCAGAAAATGAGCAAGACCGTCGGCAATATCATAGACCCCATGGATTTGGCGGACAAATTCGGCGCGGACGCGACGCGATATCTGCTGTTGTCGCAGTTTCCCGCTTCCGAGCATGGCGACGTTAAAGCCGAGGAGTTTGCCAATAAATACAACAGCGACTTGGCCAACGGGGTGGGAAATTTGCTTGAAAGGACTTTTACCATGTTGGCGGATTTTAGAAACGGGAAAGTTGATAAAAATTCGCCTGTTGACGTCAAAATTAAAAACGCGGCGGAAGAGGCGGAAAAAAATTACGCGAAGCATATGGAAAATTACAGGCTTTTTGAAGCGCTGGCCGATGTTTTTTCCTTTATCAAAGCTTTGGACGTGTATATAAACGAAGAAAAGCCGTGGTCGCTGAACAAAAACAACGACCCGAAATTGGACGAAGTTTTAGCCGCGCTTTTATTCGGCGCGGAAAAAATAATTTCCTGGCTGGAGCCGTTTCTGCCCCAAAAAACGGAAGAAGCGAAAAGCTATCTGGAAAAATTAAAACGAGGGGAAATTAAAAAAGGCGAGCGGCTGGGGTTGTTTAGGAGGGCATAGTTTACAAAGCTTGCCTGCCAGGAGGCAGGCAAGAAATTAATAAAGTTAGGATTTGAAAAGTTCTAATAAAAATTGCGTCGAGCGGCTGCGCCGCAAATGCAAAGGGTCAAAGAATCAAAGAGACAAAGTGCCAAAAGTTATAAAGCGACCAAATCTCTAAGCTCCAAACTTGCGGAGACGGAACATGAACCTGAAGTCCGGATTCCAGTCGTCCGAAGGCTCCGCCCAACGGCCGTCCAGCCACAAACCATCGTCGTCGCGAGCCAGCCGGAAGACGAGCGGGCCGCCATCGGAGTCGGAAATTTGCTTCATGCCGATGCGGAACCATTCTCCTAAGGGTTGATTCAGATATTTCAAACGATAGTTGGGACCGGTATCGGGAGGACAGAGTTCAAGGCCAAGTTCAGTGATTCTGCCACTCGTAAAAGGCGCCGGCTTGCCATTTTTATCTACATCATCTTTTGTGCCAATGATTTGAGCGGTTGTCGCGCTACTCTTGAACCCAAGATCGGCAACGGTAAGACGAATAAGTGTTGCTTCTTCTCGACCGCCGGCTACGAATTCAGGATTTCGAAGCATGCTCTTTGCATAGCCGGAAATATTGATGCCGGCCGCTTCCATTTCGGAAATAAGTTGCTCAGCGGATTTTCCTCCTATCTCGACATTTTCTCTGTGGATTTTCTTATCGGGAAATGACGTATACACATGCTCAAGATTCTCCGGCAATTTCTGAAATATGCCCGGTTCGAGTTGGCCGACATACGCTTTGGTGTTTTCGTTTATCTGGCTCGGCACATGAGCGATTTGGTCTTTTGTGCATTCAAAAATCGTGAGCATATCTTCCTCGGCATTGCAATCGCGGCGAAGCTCCGCGACGCGAGGGTCTTTCTCGTAACCGAATCCCGCGATGGTCGAGTTTATTTCATACAAAAATACGAGGTCATCTCTGGTGAACGGTTCTTTCCGTTCATGTTTTTTCTCAAGTGCCGTGAGAATGCGCATGTTCTCGCTTTTCTTGCGATAGGCATCGGCTTCCGTTCCGAATTCGCCCAGTTTTTCGTCAAGCGTTTCTTGCATCAGTGGCTCGACGCCCTGATGCGGCAGAATGCCGCGCACTTCGCCGATCCTGCCTTTGCCCTCCATGCGGATGGCGAGACGTGGCTGGGTCGGATTGCCGGAAGCGTCGTTGGTGTAGTAGACGTAAAAGTCGCCGGATTCGATCTGGGTTTCTGCAGTTGAGCGACCTGCGGTACACCAACCAGTGCCTTTGCCCTCGAGAGACTCGAACAGTTTTTGCGCGGCTGCATTGTCGCCCTGTTCGTATTTCACCCACGATCCGCGAATCTCCTCACGGTTTTCCATCGAAGCGGCGAGCGATTTGGCGATCAATTCGGCATATAAGCTCGGGAATTTCTTATCGAATTCTCGGCGGGCTTCGGAATCCTCGTTGTTGTCTTTGAATCGTTCGTAGAGGTCGGCGATCTGCGCCAAGGGCTCTCTGTAAATGTCCGGATATGGAGCCACAGTCGAATCGGTGCGCTTCTTAAACTCGCCGCGCTCTTTGTCGAATTGCGAAAGCTTGATGATCTGATTCCACGCATAGTATTTAAACCACGCCGGATAGACCGCATCGTTTGAAGTGAGATACTCCATCCATGCGTCGAGAGAGTGTTTCTGATCTTCGATCGCAACATCCATCATCTGTTCGCGGACATCGGGAGGGATTTCTTCTACCGTCTGGCCCCGCTCACGCGCAATGCGCTTTTGAAGCTCAAAATACGATTCGGGAAAATTCTCCTTCTTGATGATGAGCTTGTCGTATATCTTGTCGCGAAACATTTCCAAATTGCGCTCACGAACGCGCTCGTCCGGATTCAAGAAAATGTTTTCGAGCCGATCCATGTATGCCTCTATGCGCTCGGACGGATCATTGGGAACTTTTTCGCCCTCGCGCCGCTCCTCGCGCTTTACGGCACGATTCACCTCGGGAGAGGTTTGGAGTTCAGGATTCTTGAGATGGAGGGGATGTTTTTCCATATATGAGCAGTTTAGCAAAAACTTATTGTTTAATAAAGTCCCTTCGGGCTATATAAACTCCTCGGCTCGGAAATAAAAATCAGAATTTTCATTTCCCTCGCTCTGCGTCGCTTATAAAGGATTTTTCTGATAAACTTATTTCAGATCGGTTGCATTGAACGGCTACGGCTTTTCAAGACCCTTTCGGCTCATGCGTACTGAGAGTCCGCTCGGTCAAGGCTTGGCGGAGAGGATGCGCGTGTCAGTCAACAAAAAAGAAAATACTTGGTGCAATGCGTTGGTTGATTCTCGATCACGCATAAAATACAGTCCGGTCTTTTGCGCCTTGCGCACCAGATGGACAGTGGCATTGATGACGCATCGCACAACACCGACTCCGATGGCAACCCGAACGTCTTCAAGCTGGAACGCAACGACGATGGTTTGTGGCTGAACGACAATTGGGCGAAGCCTTCGAACGACTGGAATCCGGACAACAAGTTCATGTTCCGTCTCCGAAACTGTTTTCTTTCCGCGGCTTCACATGTCGCGGTTTTTCTTTTCTGGATTATTTAGATTTTTCTTCCAACCGCCGAACATCTTGCCGACTTCCTCAAGTTTCAAAGCGACGTCCTCGCATTGCTTGTTTGAAATGAGTTTCCCTTCCCAAGAAACTGAAATGAGAAATTTCAAAGTGTCCAACATCAAAATGCAGTCGGAAATCTTTTCCGCTTTCTTATCCTTTTCGGTAAAATAGGCGATATACGCAAGCTCCAGCAGATCCAGAAATTTATTTTCAATTCGCGCGCCTATCGTATAGCGTGCTCCCTTAGAAATATGCGGAACGATATTAACCCAAATCAAATATCCCTCTTTGATCCGATTCAAAATCGAGGCG
This genomic stretch from Candidatus Paceibacter sp. harbors:
- a CDS encoding methionine--tRNA ligase, giving the protein MNKFYITTPIYYASGKPHIGHAFAVVYADVISRWKRTQGDKVLFSTGLDEHGSKIEEKAKKENKEPQKFVDEISQSYLQAWKALNISNDEFIRTTSEKHRSGVLEFVKKIHESGDVYEGYYEGLYCVGCEDFVLERNLVNGLCPDHLLPPQKIKEKNFFFNLEKIESGEIKITPESRRNEALAIIKSDLPDFSVTRENTKWGIPFPYDANQTIYVWADALINYITVLDYPDGEKFKTFWPADLHVIGAEINKFHTIFWPAMLLAAGLPLPKEIFIHGLFTVNGQKMSKTVGNIIDPMDLADKFGADATRYLLLSQFPASEHGDVKAEEFANKYNSDLANGVGNLLERTFTMLADFRNGKVDKNSPVDVKIKNAAEEAEKNYAKHMENYRLFEALADVFSFIKALDVYINEEKPWSLNKNNDPKLDEVLAALLFGAEKIISWLEPFLPQKTEEAKSYLEKLKRGEIKKGERLGLFRRA
- a CDS encoding four helix bundle protein, whose amino-acid sequence is MIWVNIVPHISKGARYTIGARIENKFLDLLELAYIAYFTEKDKKAEKISDCILMLDTLKFLISVSWEGKLISNKQCEDVALKLEEVGKMFGGWKKNLNNPEKKNRDM
- the rpsT gene encoding 30S ribosomal protein S20 — its product is MPITSSAKKALRQSNRRREFNLRRLNAMKTAVKQVKKLKEDGKKEDALKNLSLAFKAIDKAAKRGVIKKGAADRKKSRLAKLLAK
- the ruvA gene encoding Holliday junction branch migration protein RuvA; protein product: MEPMIASVEGKIKMKGDKFLIVDTGGIGHKIFVLPSVLKNSPKNGENFHLWTHLRVKEDALDLYGFAQYPELQFFETLIQISGIGPKSAMGILSIAPLDTLKKAIAAGEVSYLTKVSGVGRKTAEKVIIELRDKMGELDEAGKAMFKDDQSVLEALVSLGYSNTEAREALKQVPDGTTGVNARIKEALKILGK